Proteins from one Porites lutea chromosome 3, jaPorLute2.1, whole genome shotgun sequence genomic window:
- the LOC140931357 gene encoding 14-3-3 protein beta/alpha-B-like — protein sequence MDQKEKELEKAKIAEQAERYDDMVEAMKEVVELANGDLKDEERNLLSVAYKNVVGARRSAWRILKSVEEKASEDKKKQLATDYRLKIEGELNDKCDEVLTLIEAQLFPSAQKSQSENAAEARVFYLKMKGDYYRYKVEILKSDGGDASFTALKDMSLAAYEEAGKEGQTLKPTHPIRLGLALNFSVFYYEIAMEANKACQVAQTAFDDALADLEQVSDDTSHKDSTLIMQLLRDNLTLWSQENLEEKDGEGE from the coding sequence ATGGATCAGAAAGAAAAGGAACTTGAAAAAGCGAAAATTGCTGAACAAGCTGAGCGATACGATGACATGGTAGAGGCGATGAAGGAAGTCGTCGAACTCGCCAATGGCGACCTCAAAGACGAGGAGAGAAACTTACTGTCAGTCGCTTACAAGAACGTAGTTGGAGCGAGAAGGAGTGCGTGGCGAATTTTAAAGAGCGTGGAAGAGAAGGCAAGCgaagacaagaaaaaacaattagCAACTGATTACCGCTTGAAAATTGAAGGAGAACTGAACGATAAATGTGACGAAGTCTTGACATTAATCGAGGCACAACTGTTTCCAAGCGCTCAAAAGAGCCAATCGGAAAATGCCGCCGAAGCTAGAGTGTTCTACTTGAAAATGAAGGGCGATTACTATCGCTACAAAGTCGAGATTCTTAAATCTGACGGTGGTGATGCTTCATTTACAGCGTTGAAAGATATGTCACTGGCTGCGTATGAGGAAGCGGGCAAGGAGGGTCAAACTCTTAAACCAACACATCCAATAAGGCTCGGGTTGGCactaaatttttcagttttctattACGAGATCGCTATGGAAGCAAATAAAGCTTGTCAAGTTGCGCAAACGGCGTTCGATGATGCATTGGCTGATTTGGAACAAGTATCAGATGATACCAGTCACAAGGATAGCACTTTGATAATGCAACTTCTTCGTGACAATTTAACTCTTTGGAGTCAGGAAAATCTGGAGGAAAAGGATGGTGAAGGCGAATGA